A region from the Lolium perenne isolate Kyuss_39 chromosome 4, Kyuss_2.0, whole genome shotgun sequence genome encodes:
- the LOC127294327 gene encoding uncharacterized protein — MRWNPLPPPPPPPHHRRRKAGLPLGDLTNLLPSTPAPRNPSAKRPVPPAPSDASACSSAASATPVSKPPSAAAAEELSSAKSPISTVYTSRKTRGRGNPANGKAPFRTGAASSCPPPGKATRPSSHSTKNSPAAQDSRPISSSAPCHPAKKKRHLMMDNSSSGSPKLPDDFVKKQRAYFQEIDAFDLPEEEASETD, encoded by the exons ATGCGATGGAAtcctctaccaccaccaccaccaccgccacaccACCGGCGGCGGAAGGCGGGGCTGCCCCTAGGGGATCTGACCAACCTCCTCCCGAGCACCCCAGCCCCGAGAAACCCTAGCGCCAAGCGGCCCGTCCCGCCGGCGCCCTCCGACGCCTCCGCCTGCTCCTCCGCCGCGTCGGCCACGCCGGTCTCCAAGCCCCCTTCCGCCGCCG CTGCTGAGGAGCTGAGTTCCGCGAAATCACCCATCTCCACGGTTTACACGAGCCGGAAAACTCGGGGGAGGGGGAATCCCGCCAACGGCAaggccccctttcgtaccggagcAGCATCAAGTTGCCCACCTCCCGGGAAAGCTACAAGGCCCAGCAG tcactcaACTAAGAATTCCCCAGCAGCCCAGGATTCTCGTCCTATTTCGTCCTCAGCTCCTTGTCATCCAGCTAAAAAG AAGAGGCACCTGATGATGGACAACTCATCTTCAGGCAGTCCCAAGTTACCAGATGATTTTGTCAAGAAGCAGAGAGCATACTTCCAGGAGATCGACGCCTTTGATCTGCCAGAGGAAGAGGCCTCAGAAACCGACTAA